From one Haloarcula halobia genomic stretch:
- a CDS encoding glycosyltransferase family 4 protein encodes MSKRICLFVGSATAFNVRQTLQGIGQALESTVDLDLVTTSEELTTDLASLYDVYGTGQPASLQGRVRALETYLTTHRPACMMNVSRPPIQGNITGVLARWHGVPFIYRYSGDRFHVHRLATTLGRQAKWYALNNIVGYVPLRLASHYVALGPVGKRRLENQGVPSKAITILPPPVDPERFSPTGPVANLDHPPNRKVVLFVGRRSRLKGIDTIEQVIPEILGRRSDLQFVFVGGGRDLDTSVANCDHVTVVGPVPPAEMPSYYRAADVLIHPSLTESFGRVLVEALLCGTPVVARRAGELPSITSNLISTPEELIDTLCQLEELTVDNPARFTPEELKPRYAEFFERF; translated from the coding sequence ATGTCTAAACGCATCTGTCTGTTCGTCGGCTCCGCAACCGCATTCAACGTTCGCCAAACGTTACAAGGAATCGGTCAAGCGCTTGAATCAACGGTTGATCTCGATCTCGTTACGACTAGCGAAGAGTTAACAACGGACCTCGCGTCACTCTACGACGTCTATGGGACAGGTCAGCCTGCCTCACTCCAAGGACGCGTGAGAGCTCTCGAGACGTATCTGACAACGCACCGGCCGGCCTGCATGATGAACGTCTCTCGACCGCCGATACAGGGGAACATCACCGGTGTGCTCGCCCGTTGGCATGGCGTCCCGTTCATATATCGCTACAGCGGCGACCGATTCCACGTCCACAGACTGGCCACCACGCTGGGACGGCAGGCGAAATGGTACGCACTGAACAACATTGTTGGGTACGTCCCACTCCGACTAGCAAGCCATTATGTCGCACTTGGTCCCGTCGGAAAGCGTCGGTTAGAAAATCAGGGCGTCCCGTCGAAGGCTATCACGATACTGCCACCACCAGTCGATCCCGAGCGGTTCAGCCCCACTGGACCGGTCGCGAACCTAGACCACCCACCCAATCGGAAGGTCGTGCTCTTCGTTGGCCGACGGAGTCGATTGAAAGGAATCGACACCATAGAACAGGTGATTCCCGAAATCCTCGGTCGACGTTCCGACCTGCAGTTCGTTTTCGTCGGTGGCGGACGAGATCTCGATACTTCCGTCGCGAATTGTGATCACGTTACAGTCGTCGGGCCAGTCCCACCAGCGGAGATGCCGTCATATTATCGGGCAGCTGACGTTCTCATCCATCCATCGCTCACCGAGAGTTTCGGCCGTGTCCTCGTGGAAGCGTTACTTTGTGGTACACCGGTAGTGGCTCGACGCGCTGGCGAATTGCCTTCGATCACGTCGAATCTCATCTCGACGCCCGAAGAGCTGATCGACACTCTCTGTCAGCTAGAGGAACTTACTGTCGACAATCCGGCCCGCTTCACTCCCGAAGAACTCAAGCCGAGATATGCCGAGTTTTTCGAGCGATTTTAA
- a CDS encoding alkaline phosphatase family protein: protein MNAERTVVVGLDGAGFDLLDSWLEEGKLPTIARVMDSGVRGQLESVLPPVTSPNWKAYATGKNPGKIGIYWWENIDVANRRVYYPSERKQTNTEYWEILANESDVGVIGVPTTYPPKRVGSFFVSGAPDAEETGYTHPPELESELESELGYRVLKQNRIKDDTNAAAEEILDLIDLRFKAAKYLDRQYNVDFLQIATFYLNSLHHYLWDDDYTLEAWQLIDNHLADFVDDETNIILMSDHGSNPIGTVFYINTWLAENGYLELTRDSPGFLYKFGIQKDRLARVFNRLGVKQAAKRMAPQSLLNRIPDEEGIFKREQKTNKIDWEQSTAVASGQGPIYLTMDPDDPEREIVREELKTKLGELTDPELRQIATEIVDGRDAYNGEYIDESPDIVIDQAAGVHIPGGIGKEEVFTIPTEEGWKAENRRYGLFAASGPDMGTGTVDGLSILDLAPTLLHLHGCPVPSSMDGQVVTDIFDPQSKAVSKAINRQAETLQAQELKRVRQIARRLDL from the coding sequence ATGAATGCAGAGCGCACCGTTGTTGTGGGATTAGACGGTGCTGGATTCGATCTCCTCGACTCGTGGCTTGAAGAAGGGAAACTGCCGACAATCGCGCGTGTGATGGATTCGGGTGTTCGTGGCCAACTCGAATCGGTTTTACCACCGGTTACATCGCCGAATTGGAAGGCGTACGCGACAGGTAAGAACCCCGGAAAGATTGGTATTTACTGGTGGGAGAACATCGACGTCGCGAATCGTCGGGTGTACTATCCATCCGAACGAAAGCAGACTAACACGGAGTACTGGGAGATACTCGCCAACGAATCAGATGTCGGCGTAATCGGTGTTCCGACGACATACCCACCCAAACGCGTGGGATCATTTTTTGTCTCCGGGGCCCCAGATGCCGAAGAAACTGGATACACGCATCCACCCGAACTCGAGTCCGAACTTGAGTCCGAATTAGGATACCGCGTACTTAAACAAAACCGCATCAAGGACGACACAAATGCCGCCGCGGAAGAGATTCTCGACCTCATCGACCTCAGATTCAAGGCCGCCAAGTATCTCGACCGGCAGTACAACGTGGACTTTCTCCAAATCGCGACGTTCTATCTCAACTCGCTACATCACTACCTATGGGACGACGACTACACGCTCGAGGCTTGGCAGTTGATCGACAATCACCTCGCGGACTTCGTCGACGACGAGACGAACATCATCCTGATGAGCGATCATGGTTCGAATCCAATCGGTACAGTTTTTTATATCAACACGTGGCTTGCTGAGAACGGCTACCTCGAACTGACGCGCGACTCACCGGGGTTTCTGTATAAATTCGGGATACAGAAGGATAGGCTCGCGCGTGTGTTCAACCGTCTTGGAGTCAAACAAGCGGCCAAGCGTATGGCACCGCAGTCGCTCCTCAATCGAATCCCGGACGAAGAGGGTATCTTCAAACGCGAGCAGAAGACGAACAAGATAGATTGGGAACAGTCAACGGCAGTAGCGAGTGGTCAGGGACCGATTTATCTGACCATGGATCCTGACGACCCCGAGCGTGAAATCGTTAGAGAAGAACTGAAAACGAAACTGGGTGAACTCACGGACCCGGAGCTGCGACAGATTGCGACCGAAATCGTCGACGGTCGCGACGCCTACAACGGCGAATACATCGATGAATCGCCAGACATAGTTATTGACCAAGCTGCTGGTGTCCACATCCCAGGTGGGATCGGAAAGGAAGAAGTGTTCACCATACCAACCGAGGAGGGATGGAAGGCTGAAAACAGGCGGTACGGGCTCTTCGCTGCGTCCGGTCCTGATATGGGGACGGGAACCGTCGACGGCCTCTCTATCCTCGATCTCGCACCGACGCTGTTGCATCTGCACGGCTGTCCGGTTCCAAGCTCTATGGACGGCCAAGTCGTGACAGACATATTTGATCCCCAATCGAAAGCTGTGTCAAAGGCAATCAACCGGCAAGCCGAAACACTTCAAGCACAGGAACTGAAGCGAGTTCGGCAGATAGCCCGGCGTCTCGACTTATAA
- a CDS encoding polysaccharide deacetylase family protein: MRSIMTIDVEGHPNARIYQCVDQTQEFLRHLDIAVTLFVTPDVVRSRPRVVEYWCRSQHEVGLHIHPTRLDNGRDESADKTADWLTTYGRAEIDALVNEALTTFEDTLGIRPKVFRAGRWEYTDRLLAVLGEHGFTHDASLKPQQPMNPYREHGVIEAPLTVYWNRLLSAIPTPWNFDAVPLHADAFLARRVAILPFYFATWRSLVSDSQYAMISCHDYDLQSATLRSRIASYVNRLASRTRPTTVGDTSVPLA; this comes from the coding sequence ATGAGGTCAATTATGACTATTGATGTCGAAGGGCATCCGAATGCCCGAATCTATCAGTGTGTAGACCAGACTCAAGAGTTCCTTCGCCATCTGGACATTGCAGTGACCTTGTTTGTGACCCCAGATGTCGTTCGAAGCCGACCTAGAGTCGTTGAATATTGGTGTCGGTCTCAACATGAAGTCGGACTCCATATACATCCCACACGGCTGGACAATGGCCGAGATGAATCTGCTGACAAAACTGCGGACTGGTTGACCACGTACGGACGTGCAGAGATTGATGCGCTAGTGAACGAAGCGCTTACCACATTTGAGGATACGCTGGGAATTCGACCCAAAGTCTTCCGTGCCGGACGGTGGGAGTATACTGACCGCCTCCTTGCGGTCCTTGGTGAACACGGTTTTACGCACGATGCGTCGCTCAAACCACAGCAACCAATGAACCCATACCGGGAACACGGCGTGATCGAGGCGCCACTGACCGTCTACTGGAACCGGCTTCTGTCGGCCATCCCGACGCCGTGGAACTTCGATGCCGTACCTCTCCACGCTGATGCGTTTCTCGCCCGGAGAGTAGCAATTCTTCCCTTTTACTTCGCAACCTGGCGTTCGCTCGTGTCGGATAGCCAGTACGCAATGATAAGCTGCCATGATTACGATCTCCAATCAGCCACCCTTCGTTCTCGGATTGCTTCGTACGTTAATAGACTTGCGAGTCGCACACGACCGACAACCGTTGGCGACACCTCGGTGCCACTCGCGTGA
- a CDS encoding FkbM family methyltransferase, whose protein sequence is MIADKLRSLRGLISTSRFPRTTDAIINIILICLSLPLAVLWSVVTDVGLSNKFTDLYRELMPRDMLISYRGCLFLARKGQIEIWLLNPESDAFDIFAPDEGDIVVDMGAHVGKYALPSAQKVGEQGHVFAFEAVPDHYNALKKNAELNNFSNITTLNAATYNKNQEMWLVGWDLKPKPDWDHPKAAHINPDGSIPVEAVTVDKVLEQHGFQSVDYVKVDIGRQELEALQGMVKTLEASESVTILVEIGKNNFEQVNALLTDLGFTGTSLDDSWGANGLRDYVYRKTPS, encoded by the coding sequence GTGATAGCAGACAAGCTAAGAAGTCTTCGAGGATTAATTTCCACTTCTCGGTTCCCAAGAACTACTGATGCAATCATTAATATTATCTTAATATGCCTCTCTTTGCCCCTTGCAGTACTTTGGTCAGTAGTCACTGACGTGGGTCTGTCGAATAAATTCACTGACCTCTATAGAGAATTGATGCCTCGAGATATGCTCATAAGCTATCGCGGATGTTTATTCTTGGCAAGAAAAGGACAAATAGAGATCTGGTTACTTAACCCAGAGAGTGATGCTTTTGATATATTTGCTCCCGATGAGGGTGACATTGTTGTAGATATGGGTGCACACGTAGGAAAATATGCTCTCCCGAGCGCACAGAAGGTGGGTGAACAGGGTCACGTGTTTGCTTTTGAGGCTGTGCCAGATCATTACAATGCGTTAAAAAAGAATGCTGAACTGAATAACTTCTCCAATATTACCACGCTCAATGCGGCCACATACAATAAAAATCAGGAAATGTGGTTAGTCGGATGGGATCTAAAACCGAAACCAGACTGGGACCATCCTAAAGCCGCTCATATAAATCCAGACGGTAGTATACCTGTGGAAGCGGTAACTGTGGATAAGGTTCTTGAACAACATGGATTTCAATCCGTTGACTACGTGAAAGTAGACATCGGTCGCCAGGAATTGGAGGCTCTCCAAGGAATGGTAAAGACTTTAGAGGCCTCGGAGAGCGTGACGATACTAGTTGAGATTGGGAAAAATAATTTCGAACAAGTGAACGCATTACTCACTGACTTAGGGTTCACTGGTACCTCTCTTGATGATTCTTGGGGAGCGAATGGGCTACGAGACTATGTATATCGGAAGACACCTAGTTAA